A genomic stretch from Triplophysa dalaica isolate WHDGS20190420 chromosome 4, ASM1584641v1, whole genome shotgun sequence includes:
- the cds1 gene encoding phosphatidate cytidylyltransferase 2, with protein MTERTQQRAQICGHKQTRAARVSLCTCRRRYLWSPLVELTGLATLTPCWLCSFLTRTSDDIYVLFRLNRAKMTELRRRGGGGDPDSTENISDKEADGDDKLGFPGEAEGDTEGDSKADTPDVPPSIDNTPQCLNKALEGLSLRWRNWWVRGILSLTMIIGFFLIIYLGPIMLILVVMSVQIKCFQEIITIGYRVYHSYELPWFRTLSWYFLICVNYFFYGETVADYFALVHREEPLQFLVRYHRFISFALYLAGFCMFVLSLVKKQYRLQFYMFAWTHVTLLIVVTQSHLVIQNLFEGMIWFILPISTVICNDIMAYLFGFFFGRTPLIKLSPKKTWEGFIGGFFATVVFSFLFAYLLSQYQYFVCPVEYNSETNRFTVECDPSNLFVMQEYTLPTAVQNAIRWKTVNLYPFQIHSIALSSFASLIGPFGGFFASGFKRAFKIKDFADTIPGHGGIMDRFDCQYLMATFVHVYIASFIRGPNPSKVLQQLLVLQPEQQLSIFNTLRNHLREQGVLPPAVAEAQ; from the exons atGACCGAACGAACACAGCAGCGAGCGCAGATCTGCGGCCACAAACAAACGCGCGCCGCCCGTGTGTCTCTCTGTACCTGCCGCCGGAGATACTTATGGTCGCCGTTGGTTGAATTAACCGGATTAGCTACACTAACCCCGTGCTGGCTCTGCTCGTTTTTAACGCGGACCTCCGACGATATCTATGTATTATTTAGACTGAATCGAGCCAAAATGACGGAGCTAAGAAGGCGAGGTGGAGGAGGAGATCCCGACAGCACAGAAAACATCAGCGACAAG GAGGCAGATGGTGATGACAAGCTTGGTTTTCCCGGTGAAGCAGAAGGAGACACAGAGGGCGACTCCAAAGCGGACACACCAGACGTACCACCTTCCATAGATAACACTCCACAGTGTTTGAACAAAGCCTTGGAGGGCTTGTCATTGAG ATGGAGGAACTGGTGGGTAAGAGGCATATTGTCATTGACAATGATCATTGGCTTCTTCCTCATCATCTATTTGGGACCCATCATGCTCATTTTAGTG gTCATGAGTGTTCAAATCAAGTGTTTTCAAGAAATCATAACCATTGGTTATAGAGTTTACCATTCCTATGAACTGCCGTGGTTTCGGACTCTTAGCTG GTACTTCTTGATTTGTGTGAACTACTTCTTTTACGGCGAGACGGTTGCAGATTATTTTGCTCTCGTCCATAGGGAGGAACCTTTGCAGTTCCTCGTGCGTTATCATcgctttatttcttttgctCTATATTTGGCAG GTTTCTGCATGTTTGTGCTGAGTTTAGTGAAGAAACAATACCGCCTGCAGTTTTATATG TTTGCTTGGACCCATGTGACCTTGTTGATTGTGGTGACTCAGTCACATCTGGTCATTCAGAACCTGTTTGAGGGAATGATCTG gtTCATACTTCCAATCTCTACTGTGATCTGTAATGACATCATGGCCTACCTGTTTGGCTTCTTTTTCGGAAGAACCCCACTGATAAAG CTCTCCCCTAAGAAGACGTGGGAAGGCTTCATTGGAGGATTCTTTGCAACGGTGGTCTTCAGCTTCTTG TTTGCGTACCTGCTGTCCCAGTACCAGTACTTTGTATGTCCGGTGGAATACAACAGCGAGACGAATCGTTTTACTGTGGAGTGTGACCCCTCAAATCTGTTTGTGATGCAGGAATACACGCTGCCTACTGCGGTGCAGAATGCAATAAGATGG AAAACCGTCAACCTCTACCCATTTCAGATCCATAGTATTGCACTCTCTTCGTTCGCCTCTCTGATCGGACCATTCGGTGGATTCTTTGCCAGCGGCTTCAAACGTGCTTTTAAAATCAAA GACTTTGCTGACACCATCCCTGGTCATGGAGGGATCATGGATCGCTTTGACTGTCAGTACCTGATGGCTacatttgttcatgtttacatAGCAAGTTTTATCAG GGGACCGAATCCCAGTAAGGTCTTACAGCAGCTGCTGGTCCTGCAGCCGGAGCAGCAACTCAGCATCTTCAACACACTGCGTAATCACCTGCGGGAACAGGGTGTGCTGCCCCCTGCTGTGGCGGAGGCGCAATGA